The following are encoded in a window of Paramormyrops kingsleyae isolate MSU_618 chromosome 12, PKINGS_0.4, whole genome shotgun sequence genomic DNA:
- the LOC111858103 gene encoding leukotriene B4 receptor 1-like isoform X1 gives MTENNPDDTMIGLTPSTPTFSFGPVSNSTSSSGRPSPAVGITLLVVALVVGLPGNLFVVWTVLFRLRRRSITALIILQLAAADCLVLLTAPFFLRQLSAGGVWEFGDTACRMLHYGCGVNMYVSVYLITLMAGDRLLGVSRPFVSQRVRTKSRLRPAIGAIWTLALVLSIPVAVYKHVDPKSYCKPNYPSAGHEVFHYGLELVAAFVLPFIMLALCYCRISRTLEAAQFRWRRRSRRKTGRLIVLIMASFILLWVPYHLVNLLQTSAILAGEKGVKLLDICKTIRPMVIALAFLSSSINPLLYACTGSTLSGTSGLGCIARLLEGTSSETQSRRGDSQGDRVGNAGEQNGESLRMGHNSGKEKNDQKE, from the exons ATGACAGAAAAT AATCCAGATGACACAATGATTGGATTAACTCCCTCTACACCTACTTTCTCTTTTGGCCCAGTTTCAAACTCAACTTCTTCGTCAGGCCGTCCATCTCCAGCTGTTGGTATTACCCTGCTGGTGGTTGCCTTGGTAGTGGGTCTACCTGGGAACCTGTTTGTGGTTTGGACTGTCTTGTTTCGCCTGCGCCGGCGATCCATCACCGCCTTGATAATCCTTCAGCTGGCCGCGGCTGACTGCCTGGTGCTGCTGACTGCGCCCTTCTTTCTGCGGCAGCTGTCGGCCGGTGGGGTTTGGGAATTCGGGGACACTGCCTGCCGTATGCTACACTATGGATGCGGCGTCAACATGTACGTCAGCGTCTACCTGATCACCCTGATGGCCGGTGACCGCCTTCTGGGCGTCTCCCGGCCCTTCGTGTCTCAGCGCGTCCGCACCAAGTCTCGCCTCAGGCCAGCAATCGGAGCTATCTGGACACTGGCCTTGGTGCTGTCCATTCCAGTGGCTGTGTACAAGCACGTGGATCCAAAGAGTTACTGTAAGCCTAATTACCCCAGTGCAGGACATGAGGTGTTCCACTACGGCCTGGAGCTGGTGGCGGCCTTCGTCTTGCCATTCATCATGCTGGCTCTCTGCTACTGCAGAATCTCCCGCACCCTGGAGGCCGCCCAGTTCCGCTGGCGCCGCCGCTCCCGCCGCAAGACTGGACGCCTCATTGTGCTCATCATGGCCAGCTTCATCCTACTCTGGGTGCCCTACCATCTGGTCAACCTGCTGCAGACAAGCGCAATCCTGGCCGGCGAGAAAGGGGTGAAGCTGCTAGATATATGCAAGACTATCCGGCCCATGGTCATCGCCCTGGCCTTCCTCAGTAGCTCCATAAATCCTCTGCTATACGCCTGCACCGGCTCTACCTTGTCTGGTACCTCGGGACTCGGTTGCATCGCCCGCTTGTTGGAGGGAACTTCCTCAGAAACTCAAAGCAGGAGGGGGGACAGTCAAGGGGACAGGGTGGGGAATGCTGGCGAACAGAATGGGGAATCTCTGAGAATGGGGCACAATTCAGGAAAGGAGAAAAACGATCAAAAGGAGTAA
- the LOC111858103 gene encoding leukotriene B4 receptor 1-like isoform X2, translating into MIGLTPSTPTFSFGPVSNSTSSSGRPSPAVGITLLVVALVVGLPGNLFVVWTVLFRLRRRSITALIILQLAAADCLVLLTAPFFLRQLSAGGVWEFGDTACRMLHYGCGVNMYVSVYLITLMAGDRLLGVSRPFVSQRVRTKSRLRPAIGAIWTLALVLSIPVAVYKHVDPKSYCKPNYPSAGHEVFHYGLELVAAFVLPFIMLALCYCRISRTLEAAQFRWRRRSRRKTGRLIVLIMASFILLWVPYHLVNLLQTSAILAGEKGVKLLDICKTIRPMVIALAFLSSSINPLLYACTGSTLSGTSGLGCIARLLEGTSSETQSRRGDSQGDRVGNAGEQNGESLRMGHNSGKEKNDQKE; encoded by the coding sequence ATGATTGGATTAACTCCCTCTACACCTACTTTCTCTTTTGGCCCAGTTTCAAACTCAACTTCTTCGTCAGGCCGTCCATCTCCAGCTGTTGGTATTACCCTGCTGGTGGTTGCCTTGGTAGTGGGTCTACCTGGGAACCTGTTTGTGGTTTGGACTGTCTTGTTTCGCCTGCGCCGGCGATCCATCACCGCCTTGATAATCCTTCAGCTGGCCGCGGCTGACTGCCTGGTGCTGCTGACTGCGCCCTTCTTTCTGCGGCAGCTGTCGGCCGGTGGGGTTTGGGAATTCGGGGACACTGCCTGCCGTATGCTACACTATGGATGCGGCGTCAACATGTACGTCAGCGTCTACCTGATCACCCTGATGGCCGGTGACCGCCTTCTGGGCGTCTCCCGGCCCTTCGTGTCTCAGCGCGTCCGCACCAAGTCTCGCCTCAGGCCAGCAATCGGAGCTATCTGGACACTGGCCTTGGTGCTGTCCATTCCAGTGGCTGTGTACAAGCACGTGGATCCAAAGAGTTACTGTAAGCCTAATTACCCCAGTGCAGGACATGAGGTGTTCCACTACGGCCTGGAGCTGGTGGCGGCCTTCGTCTTGCCATTCATCATGCTGGCTCTCTGCTACTGCAGAATCTCCCGCACCCTGGAGGCCGCCCAGTTCCGCTGGCGCCGCCGCTCCCGCCGCAAGACTGGACGCCTCATTGTGCTCATCATGGCCAGCTTCATCCTACTCTGGGTGCCCTACCATCTGGTCAACCTGCTGCAGACAAGCGCAATCCTGGCCGGCGAGAAAGGGGTGAAGCTGCTAGATATATGCAAGACTATCCGGCCCATGGTCATCGCCCTGGCCTTCCTCAGTAGCTCCATAAATCCTCTGCTATACGCCTGCACCGGCTCTACCTTGTCTGGTACCTCGGGACTCGGTTGCATCGCCCGCTTGTTGGAGGGAACTTCCTCAGAAACTCAAAGCAGGAGGGGGGACAGTCAAGGGGACAGGGTGGGGAATGCTGGCGAACAGAATGGGGAATCTCTGAGAATGGGGCACAATTCAGGAAAGGAGAAAAACGATCAAAAGGAGTAA
- the LOC111858100 gene encoding leukotriene B4 receptor 1-like isoform X2 gives MKHVRQRSNRNQPDLSHLNKLHHSTIHRSLSGSLKEVRLQGNLKTKALHSLGCCDRTSMAQNDVAFSSSLLSSSIHNATACADGFLMALTPFFAVYLAKRSWEFGNIMCKGLFYLCSTNMYASILLISLMSLYRLVAVMWPQRLRAVTGWRTVLWVLAGLWMLVLVLSSPVLIFRQNSETEENGTRRTVCTTNHTLPQHVIFHYTLETLLGFLLPYGVIVTSYVCILRRIRQTRFRRKIRSERLILAIVVIFAIFWLPYHIINVVQIAAVLCPVSSPLKARLDDIWQSSRTVTSALAFISSCVNPVLYLIAGKAYIQKAGLAFMVRLFESTDSSIKGGRKISQDTQEQGRDGQSLKEVECFGQYKCDA, from the exons ATGAAGCATGTGAGACAGAGATCAaacagaaaccagccag ACCTCTCTCACCTCAACAAGTTACATCATAGTACTATACATCGAAGCTTATCTGGGTCGCTGAAGGAAGTTAGACTTCAGGGTAATTTAAAGACGAAGGCCTTACACTCCCTGGGTTGCTGTGAT AGAACATCAATGGCACAGAACGACGTTGCCTTCTCCTCTTCCTTACTCTCTTCCTCCATCCACAATGCCACAG CCTGTGCTGATGGCTTCCTGATGGCGCTCACACCGTTCTTTGCAGTCTACCTGGCTAAGCGTTCGTGGGAGTTTGGCAACATTATGTGCAAGGGGCTATTCTACCTGTGCAGCACCAACATGTACGCTTCCATCCTCCTAATCTCACTCATGAGCCTGTACCGACTGGTGGCGGTCATGTGGCCCCAGCGTCTGCGCGCTGTCACGGGCTGGAGGACTGTACTGTGGGTTTTAGCTGGACTCTGGATGCTGGTGCTGGTCTTGTCTTCCCCTGTCTTGATATTCCGACAGAACAGTGAGACTGAAGAAAATGGAACTCGACGTACAGTTTGCACCACCAATCACACCCTTCCGCAGCAT GTTATTTTTCACTACACCTTAGAGACACTGCTAGGATTTCTCCTGCCCTATGGGGTGATCGTGACCAGCTACGTGTGTATTCTGCGGCGAATACGGCAAACTAGATTCCGCCGCAAGATACGCAGTGAGAGGCTAATCTTGGCAATTGTGGTGATTTTTGCAATCTTCTGGCTCCCATATCACATCATCAACGTGGTGCAG ATAGCAGCCGTGCTCTGTCCCGTTTCTTCCCCCCTAAAAGCCCG GTTGGATGACATTTGGCAGTCAAGCCGCACAGTCACGTCCGCCCTGGCCTTCATCAGCAGCTGTGTCAACCCCGTGCTCTACCTCATTGCCGGGAAGGCTTACATCCAGAAGGCAGGCTTAGCTTTCATGGTGCGGCTGTTTGAGAGCACTGATTCGAGCATCAAGGGAGGCCGGAAAATCAGCCAGGATACTCAGGAACAGGGGAGAGACGGGCAAAGTCTCAAGGAGGTAGAGTGCTTTGGTCAATACAAATGTGACGCTTAA
- the LOC111858100 gene encoding leukotriene B4 receptor 1-like isoform X1: MKHVRQRSNRNQPDLSHLNKLHHSTIHRSLSGSLKEVRLQGNLKTKALHSLGCCDRTSMAQNDVAFSSSLLSSSIHNATGGQNILGNVPTALGALILVLAFLLGCPGNLFIIWSILARSQKQSVPTLLFLHLACADGFLMALTPFFAVYLAKRSWEFGNIMCKGLFYLCSTNMYASILLISLMSLYRLVAVMWPQRLRAVTGWRTVLWVLAGLWMLVLVLSSPVLIFRQNSETEENGTRRTVCTTNHTLPQHVIFHYTLETLLGFLLPYGVIVTSYVCILRRIRQTRFRRKIRSERLILAIVVIFAIFWLPYHIINVVQIAAVLCPVSSPLKARLDDIWQSSRTVTSALAFISSCVNPVLYLIAGKAYIQKAGLAFMVRLFESTDSSIKGGRKISQDTQEQGRDGQSLKEVECFGQYKCDA, from the exons ATGAAGCATGTGAGACAGAGATCAaacagaaaccagccag ACCTCTCTCACCTCAACAAGTTACATCATAGTACTATACATCGAAGCTTATCTGGGTCGCTGAAGGAAGTTAGACTTCAGGGTAATTTAAAGACGAAGGCCTTACACTCCCTGGGTTGCTGTGAT AGAACATCAATGGCACAGAACGACGTTGCCTTCTCCTCTTCCTTACTCTCTTCCTCCATCCACAATGCCACAGGTGGGCAGAACATACTGGGCAATGTGCCCACTGCTTTGGGGGCCCTCATCCTGGTTCTGGCCTTTCTCCTCGGCTGCCCTGGAAACCTGTTCATTATATGGAGCATCCTTGCACGTAGCCAGAAACAATCTGTTCCCACCCTTCTCTTTCTACACCTAGCCTGTGCTGATGGCTTCCTGATGGCGCTCACACCGTTCTTTGCAGTCTACCTGGCTAAGCGTTCGTGGGAGTTTGGCAACATTATGTGCAAGGGGCTATTCTACCTGTGCAGCACCAACATGTACGCTTCCATCCTCCTAATCTCACTCATGAGCCTGTACCGACTGGTGGCGGTCATGTGGCCCCAGCGTCTGCGCGCTGTCACGGGCTGGAGGACTGTACTGTGGGTTTTAGCTGGACTCTGGATGCTGGTGCTGGTCTTGTCTTCCCCTGTCTTGATATTCCGACAGAACAGTGAGACTGAAGAAAATGGAACTCGACGTACAGTTTGCACCACCAATCACACCCTTCCGCAGCAT GTTATTTTTCACTACACCTTAGAGACACTGCTAGGATTTCTCCTGCCCTATGGGGTGATCGTGACCAGCTACGTGTGTATTCTGCGGCGAATACGGCAAACTAGATTCCGCCGCAAGATACGCAGTGAGAGGCTAATCTTGGCAATTGTGGTGATTTTTGCAATCTTCTGGCTCCCATATCACATCATCAACGTGGTGCAG ATAGCAGCCGTGCTCTGTCCCGTTTCTTCCCCCCTAAAAGCCCG GTTGGATGACATTTGGCAGTCAAGCCGCACAGTCACGTCCGCCCTGGCCTTCATCAGCAGCTGTGTCAACCCCGTGCTCTACCTCATTGCCGGGAAGGCTTACATCCAGAAGGCAGGCTTAGCTTTCATGGTGCGGCTGTTTGAGAGCACTGATTCGAGCATCAAGGGAGGCCGGAAAATCAGCCAGGATACTCAGGAACAGGGGAGAGACGGGCAAAGTCTCAAGGAGGTAGAGTGCTTTGGTCAATACAAATGTGACGCTTAA
- the LOC111858100 gene encoding leukotriene B4 receptor 1-like isoform X3 encodes MAQNDVAFSSSLLSSSIHNATGGQNILGNVPTALGALILVLAFLLGCPGNLFIIWSILARSQKQSVPTLLFLHLACADGFLMALTPFFAVYLAKRSWEFGNIMCKGLFYLCSTNMYASILLISLMSLYRLVAVMWPQRLRAVTGWRTVLWVLAGLWMLVLVLSSPVLIFRQNSETEENGTRRTVCTTNHTLPQHVIFHYTLETLLGFLLPYGVIVTSYVCILRRIRQTRFRRKIRSERLILAIVVIFAIFWLPYHIINVVQIAAVLCPVSSPLKARLDDIWQSSRTVTSALAFISSCVNPVLYLIAGKAYIQKAGLAFMVRLFESTDSSIKGGRKISQDTQEQGRDGQSLKEVECFGQYKCDA; translated from the exons ATGGCACAGAACGACGTTGCCTTCTCCTCTTCCTTACTCTCTTCCTCCATCCACAATGCCACAGGTGGGCAGAACATACTGGGCAATGTGCCCACTGCTTTGGGGGCCCTCATCCTGGTTCTGGCCTTTCTCCTCGGCTGCCCTGGAAACCTGTTCATTATATGGAGCATCCTTGCACGTAGCCAGAAACAATCTGTTCCCACCCTTCTCTTTCTACACCTAGCCTGTGCTGATGGCTTCCTGATGGCGCTCACACCGTTCTTTGCAGTCTACCTGGCTAAGCGTTCGTGGGAGTTTGGCAACATTATGTGCAAGGGGCTATTCTACCTGTGCAGCACCAACATGTACGCTTCCATCCTCCTAATCTCACTCATGAGCCTGTACCGACTGGTGGCGGTCATGTGGCCCCAGCGTCTGCGCGCTGTCACGGGCTGGAGGACTGTACTGTGGGTTTTAGCTGGACTCTGGATGCTGGTGCTGGTCTTGTCTTCCCCTGTCTTGATATTCCGACAGAACAGTGAGACTGAAGAAAATGGAACTCGACGTACAGTTTGCACCACCAATCACACCCTTCCGCAGCAT GTTATTTTTCACTACACCTTAGAGACACTGCTAGGATTTCTCCTGCCCTATGGGGTGATCGTGACCAGCTACGTGTGTATTCTGCGGCGAATACGGCAAACTAGATTCCGCCGCAAGATACGCAGTGAGAGGCTAATCTTGGCAATTGTGGTGATTTTTGCAATCTTCTGGCTCCCATATCACATCATCAACGTGGTGCAG ATAGCAGCCGTGCTCTGTCCCGTTTCTTCCCCCCTAAAAGCCCG GTTGGATGACATTTGGCAGTCAAGCCGCACAGTCACGTCCGCCCTGGCCTTCATCAGCAGCTGTGTCAACCCCGTGCTCTACCTCATTGCCGGGAAGGCTTACATCCAGAAGGCAGGCTTAGCTTTCATGGTGCGGCTGTTTGAGAGCACTGATTCGAGCATCAAGGGAGGCCGGAAAATCAGCCAGGATACTCAGGAACAGGGGAGAGACGGGCAAAGTCTCAAGGAGGTAGAGTGCTTTGGTCAATACAAATGTGACGCTTAA